One genomic region from Eremothecium gossypii ATCC 10895 chromosome I, complete sequence encodes:
- the MHR1 gene encoding mitochondrial 54S ribosomal protein mL67 (Syntenic homolog of Saccharomyces cerevisiae YDR296W (MHR1)): MSKTVGASRFRPAGWLQRAGYAPQVFVFRNLESGQVIYSQLPTFTERQINKNFYRPNWENRKPSTRPDIWKCMAVVDLASHEESVRLYQNLCRLRYLREVPQRKAAEQLRKRNEFGHIWYSAQYRPTYTQEAVADLRECLLRARGGATVHWEDPWRMGDRAKHWAALPAVQHQFLPRMANVAREESAILKQLGERAKRAFAAPAPPAPAPQSL, encoded by the coding sequence ATGAGCAAGACCGTCGGAGCATCTCGTTTCCGCCCTGCCGGCTggctgcagcgcgcgggcTACGCCCCGCAGGTGTTCGTGTTCCGCAACCTGGAGTCGGGGCAGGTGATCTACTCGCAGCTGCCCACGTTCACGGAGCGCCAGATCAACAAGAACTTCTACCGCCCCAACTGGGAGAACCGCAAGCCGTCCACGCGCCCCGACATCTGGAAGTGCATGGCCGTCGTCGACCTCGCCAGTCACGAGGAGAGCGTGCGTCTGTACCAGAACCTGTGCCGCCTGCGCTACCTGCGCGAGGTGCCGCAGCGCAAGGCCgcggagcagctgcgcaagcgCAACGAGTTCGGCCACATCTGGTACTCCGCGCAGTACCGCCCCACCTACACGCAGGAGGCTGTCGCGGACCTGCGCGAGtgcctgctgcgcgcgcgcggcggcgccacCGTCCACTGGGAGGACCCCTGGCGCATGGGCGACCGCGCCAAGCACTGggccgcgctgcccgccgTCCAGCACCAGTTCCTGCCGCGCATGGCCAACGTGGCTCGCGAGGAGAGCGCCATCCTCAAGCAGCTCGGCGAGCGCGCGAAGCGCGCCttcgccgcgcccgccccgccTGCGCCCGCCCCGCAAAGCCTCTGA
- a CDS encoding MATE family efflux transporter (Syntenic homolog of Saccharomyces cerevisiae YHR032W (ERC1) (ERC1); non-syntenic homolog of YDR338C), which yields MQTEEEALTASLAAFDKKLGTYRSINAGNYADDAVSGSYSVVVNSRYAMLCGSDFEEPLDGAQTLRAECISILRSSLPISMAFLMEFSMTICSLFIIGHLCTAMELASASLAVMTYNITGLSLVEGLATALDTVCPQAYGSQRYSKVGLYFLRGSAMIMVGMSLTAIIWFFSASWLQLLIPEADLIPKIQLYLRIMILGIPALVLFSTGKRYLQAQAVYEASTYVLAIVFPLTIVFVLGFTRHFGFVGAPIGIVTSQWLMVIILFVFARSIRPDTLRCWYPFMQSSHHFKRVFTHWRPLWDLAFPGLVMLEAEFLSIEALTLISTYFGVNAIASQTVIANLSSLIYQIPFAIGCVISNRVAHYVGSGLIKNAQMTIKASYCLASIVGVSMCLFVAFLNKPLARLFTNNEEVVELAHSVSYILAVNQIYDAFNTFGAAILRGQGRQRLGGIWNMIAYYIVSLPLGWWLAFGPLKLKLAGLWYGCGIGILILALAFSWYIYNSDWQLIIQECNKRENTEVENDMLHSDSVDASFSSQ from the coding sequence ATGCAGACGGAGGAAGAGGCGCTAACTGCGTCGTTGGCGGCGTTCGACAAAAAGCTTGGAACTTACCGATCGATTAATGCAGGTAACTACGCTGATGATGCAGTATCTGGGTCCTACTCAGTGGTTGTAAACAGTAGGTACGCTATGCTATGTGGCTCCGATTTCGAGGAACCTCTGGATGGCGCGCAGACGCTGCGCGCAGAATGCATTTCTATCCTACGGAGCTCGTTGCCGATCTCTATGGCATTTTTAATGGAATTCTCGATGACGATCTGTTCGCTCTTCATTATCGGGCATTTGTGCACTGCGATGGAGTTGGCAAGCGCATCGCTTGCGGTTATGACGTACAATATCACCGGCCTCTCGCTAGTGGAGGGGTTGGCCACAGCCTTGGACACCGTATGCCCCCAGGCATACGGCTCACAGCGTTATAGCAAAGTCGGGCTCTATTTTCTTCGAGGATCGGCGATGATCATGGTGGGGATGTCACTAACAGCGATTATATGGTTTTTCAGTGCCTCGTGGTTGCAGCTCTTGATTCCGGAGGCGGACTTAATTCCAAAAATACAGCTCTACTTACGAATCATGATTCTTGGGATTCCAGCACTTGTCCTTTTCTCGACGGGCAAACGGTATTtgcaggcgcaggcggTCTATGAAGCCAGCACGTATGTGCTTGCCATCGTGTTCCCGCTGACGATTGTATTCGTTCTGGGGTTCACTCGGCATTTTGGCTTTGTGGGTGCCCCCATAGGCATAGTTACCTCACAATGGCTAATGGTGATCATTCTATTTGTCTTCGCTCGTTCTATAAGACCGGACACTCTGCGGTGTTGGTATCCCTTCATGCAGTCATCCCACCATTTTAAGCGTGTATTTACGCATTGGCGCCCGTTGTGGGACTTAGCATTCCCTGGGCTCGTAATGCTCGAGGCTGAGTTCCTATCGATTGAAGCGTTGACTCTAATCTCAACTTACTTCGGAGTTAACGCCATTGCATCGCAAACAGTAATTGCAAACCTAAGTTCATTAATCTACCAAATACCGTTTGCCATAGGATGTGTCATCTCAAACAGGGTTGCCCACTATGTGGGAAGTGGGCTGATAAAGAACGCCCAGATGACCATCAAGGCTTCGTATTGTCTTGCGTCAATTGTCGGCGTAAGTATGTGTCTGTTCGTCGCCTTCCTAAATAAGCCTCTAGCACGGCTTTTCACCAACAATGAAGAGGTGGTGGAACTTGCACATAGTGTCTCGTATATTCTCGCCGTAAATCAGATATATGATGCATTCAACACGTTTGGAGCGGCCATCCTTCGGGGTCAGGGTAGGCAGCGGCTCGGCGGCATCTGGAATATGATAGCCTACTACATCGTATCGCTACCGTTGGGCTGGTGGTTAGCATTTGGGCCTCTAAAGCTAAAGCTCGCTGGGTTGTGGTACGGCTGCGGCATTGGGATCCTTATCCTCGCTCTTGCATTCTCATGGTATATCTACAACAGCGACTGGCAGCTGATAATCCAGGAATGCAACAAACGCGAAAACACTGAGGTAGAAAACGACATGTTACATTCAGATAGTGTCGATGCCAGTTTTTCGAGCCAGTGA
- the BFR2 gene encoding rRNA-processing protein BFR2 (Syntenic homolog of Saccharomyces cerevisiae YDR299W (BFR2)), translating to MGKTLADQITELANKSKVPDFDIEDEQVFEHDSNASGSEASDEDEALQAAHYVQVGRSKLRNKHNVLVEDSKYSGSKGSREALFNSSGEEDGSESDRRGSDSDGGSDSDSDAPEATLSSEQSADESARSDSDSGDSDSDSGSDAGEENSAVAEDADAKRERLSQLVRLETQQAMGKLNAAVQNDALKGYAIMEQSRFFEGAIDVRIKLQKAIAAANQLPLTKQSWESRLDAQDAELLESTCKLLHKVAGKCAELRTTFQNKERINQTEIDYQPSKKRSIDALAEQCHDLDSQLRDYRGAVLHMWSSKVAATSGKTALSSSKFKAINQPANVQVDNQLADMPRLVKRTQLNRRGVVPLGFEEDYKQKRLPLLDSNSAQDGGQEEDADVPANYDPRKKDNNAIDASENPYIFDDEDFYRVLLNDLVDKKILNAQQGSNVQVAIKARSQNKLKKNVDTKASKGRKLNYSVQEPIANYEAPINGGFKWSDEQIDEFFAGLLGQRVNFDERETSEAKDNEEEAIEHDDLRIFG from the coding sequence ATGGGCAAGACGCTTGCAGATCAGATAACGGAACTTGCTAACAAGTCAAAAGTTCCGGACTTTGACATTGAGGACGAACAAGTTTTTGAGCACGACAGTAATGCATCAGGAAGCGAAGCATCAGATGAAGATGAGGCCTTGCAGGCCGCACACTACGTGCAGGTAGGCCGCTCCAAGCTGCGGAACAAGCATAATGTGCTTGTCGAGGACAGCAAGTACTCGGGGAGCAAGGGCTCTCGAGAGGCACTCTTTAATAGCTCTGGCGAGGAAGACGGCTCCGAGTCTGACCGCAGAGGCTCAGACTCCGATGGCGGCTCTGATAGCGACAGTGACGCCCCTGAGGCTACGTTGTCCAGTGAGCAAAGCGCTGACGAGAGCGCTCGCTCCGATTCCGACTCCGGTGACAGCGACAGCGACAGTGGGTCTGACGCAGGTGAGGAGAACAGCGCTGTCGCGGAGGACGCGGATGCCAAGCGCGAGCGGCTCTCGCAGCTGGTGCGGCTAGAGACCCAGCAAGCCATGGGTAAGCTGAATGCCGCTGTGCAGAACGACGCCCTCAAGGGATATGCCATCATGGAACAGTCGCGCTTTTTTGAGGGCGCCATCGACGTGCGAATCAAGCTCCAAAAGGCAATTGCAGCAGCCAACCAGTTGCCGCTGACCAAGCAGTCGTGGGAATCACGTCTAGATGCGCAGGATGCAGAACTACTGGAGTCTACGTGTAAGCTATTGCATAAGGTGGCCGGCAAGTGCGCTGAGCTGAGGACAACCTTCCAGAATAAGGAGCGCATAAATCAGACGGAAATAGACTACCAGCCCTCAAAGAAGAGAAGCATAGATGCATTGGCAGAGCAGTGCCACGACCTGGACTCGCAGCTGCGTGACTATAGAGGCGCGGTCTTGCACATGTGGTCGTCGAAGGTTGCCGCCACATCGGGGAAGACAGCTCTCTCTTCGTCCAAGTTCAAGGCCATCAACCAGCCAGCAAACGTCCAGGTTGACAACCAGCTCGCAGATATGCCCAGGTTGGTGAAGCGTACCCAGTTAAATAGAAGAGGTGTGGTGCCACTGGGCTTTGAGGAGGATTATAAGCAGAAACGGCTGCCGTTGCTAGACAGCAACTCCGCGCAGGATGGCGGCCAGGAGGAGGATGCTGACGTTCCCGCGAACTATGACCCACGGAAGAAGGATAATAACGCCATCGACGCTAGTGAAAACCCTTATATCTTTGATGACGAAGACTTCTATCGTGTTCTGCTAAATGACTTGGTCGACAAGAAGATACTTAATGCACAGCAGGGCTCCAACGTCCAGGTAGCTATAAAGGCGCGCTCACAAAATAAACTCAAGAAGAACGTTGATACAAAAGCATCCAAGGGCCGTAAGTTAAATTACTCCGTTCAGGAGCCAATTGCCAACTATGAAGCGCCCATCAACGGTGGCTTCAAGTGGTCGGACGAGCAGATTGACGAATTCTTTGCTGGGTTACTTGGGCAAAGGGTTAATTTTGATGAGCGCGAGACATCTGAGGCGAAGGATAACGAAGAGGAAGCTATTGAACATGATGATCTTCGTATATTCGGCTGA
- a CDS encoding AAL061Cp (Syntenic homolog of Saccharomyces cerevisiae YDR300C (PRO1) and YHR033W), translating into MDGTDRKFTIVLKLGSSSLVDESTLEPKLSIMSHIVETVVKLRRMGHKVVIVSSGCIAVGLKTVGTDRRPKKLSQLQAIAAVGQGRLIARWDSLFRPFNEKIAQILLTRNDIVDWSQYKNAQNTFHELLAMGVTPIVNENDTLSISGVKFGDNDTLSAITAGLIGADYLFLMTDVDCLYTDNPRTNPDAKPILVVPDLSQGLPGVNTSSGSGSGVGTGGMATKILAADLATNAGVHTIIMKSERPVDMVRIVEFMEWREQCTAVSADAETLQTDELNLLQEHGVPLHTRFIANVWQPSLNKREFWILHGLVSCGTVIIDKGAYKALTRKNKAGLLPAGVIAVEGSFHELEAVDLKIGVRKADGSLDESEPLQTVGRARCNYSSVEVDKIKGLQSGQIETVLGYIDSEYIAHRENLAFPPR; encoded by the coding sequence ATGGATGGAACAGATAGAAAGTTTACGATTGTGCTGAAATTGGGATCGTCATCACTAGTTGATGAGAGCACCCTCGAGCCCAAGCTGTCGATCATGTCGCACATCGTCGAGACGGTGGTCAAGTTGCGGCGGATGGGGCATAAGGTGGTGATCGTGTCGTCAGGGTGCATTGCAGTGGGCCTGAAGACGGTGGGGACTGATCGGCGGCCGAAGAAGCTGTCGCAGCTACAGGCGATTGCGGCTGTGGGTCAGGGCCGGCTTATTGCGCGGTGGGACTCCCTCTTCAGACCGTTCAACGAGAAGATTGCGCAGATTTTGTTGACACGGAACGACATAGTTGACTGGTCGCAGTATAAGAACGCGCAGAATACGTTCCACGAACTGCTGGCGATGGGCGTGACGCCGATTGTGAACGAGAACGACACGCTCTCAATCAGCGGAGTGAAGTTTGGGGACAACGACACGCTGAGTGCGATCACAGCGGGGCTGATCGGCGCAGACTACCTGTTCCTGATGACGGACGTGGACTGCCTATACACCGACAACCCGCGGACGAACCCGGATGCAAAGCCGATCTTGGTGGTGCCGGATCTGTCACAGGGACTGCCCGGCGTGAACACCTCTAGTGGGTCCGGTTCAGGTGTGGGCACCGGCGGCATGGCGACGAAGATCCTTGCTGCAGACCTGGCAACGAACGCCGGGGTGCATACGATTATTATGAAGAGTGAGCGGCCCGTCGACATGGTGCGGATCGTGGAGTTCATGGAATGGCGCGAGCAGTGCACTGCAGTTTCTGCTGACGCCGAGACCTTGCAGACGGACGAGCTGAATTTGTTGCAGGAGCACGGCGTCCCACTACACACGCGCTTCATTGCAAACGTTTGGCAACCATCCTTGAACAAGCGGGAGTTCTGGATACTCCACGGTCTGGTGAGCTGCGGCACGGTGATCATAGACAAGGGGGCCTACAAGGCGCTCACCCGCAAAAACAAAGCTGGGCTTCTCCCAGCGGGTGTCATCGCGGTCGAAGGCTCCTTCCACGAGTTGGAGGCAGTCGACCTCAAAATCGGTGTGCGCAAGGCCGATGGCTCGCTCGACGAATCGGAACCGCTCCAAACTGTGGGTAGAGCGCGTTGCAACTATAGCAGCGTGGAGGTTGATAAGATTAAGGGCCTCCAGAGTGGCCAGATAGAGACTGTTCTTGGGTACATTGACAGCGAATACATCGCGCACCGTGAAAACCTTGCCTTTCCTCCCCGTTAG
- the PIH1 gene encoding Pih1p (Syntenic homolog of Saccharomyces cerevisiae YHR034C (PIH1)): MDFLLRPIDSKECSVITFVPTPGFVIKSKLEHGKDATLVVGTKTFVNVCHHTQVPLPDVPFDASIVYPLIMENKWEIPIVTSAVRRDADKKGQECYVWDCCINSECMQWIEKDYQLREILVEWCLESCELRQSVGISREAVVFPRMKSKGALPAVEVLQQDLTHDYKHEIAENSSLGMDDPRQILHMRGALDEEASGDDGTLPSLFPERPATRPLIEEVNTGRHSASVEAPKTLPACGLPRLEFAVTMGRPRNDANYKIKVQVASALNSGHAYSVHYDGKENSLLVTSTSQAYEPKEICIPLPGVVAGTRSMRALFLKRSNALVVFL; this comes from the coding sequence ATGGACTTCTTGCTGCGTCCCATCGACTCCAAAGAATGTTCCGTGATTACATTTGTACCTACTCCTGGGTTTGTGATCAAATCCAAGCTAGAGCACGGTAAAGATGCGACGCTCGTCGTCGGGACCAAGACATTCGTCAATGTATGTCATCATACCCAGGTACCGCTACCCGATGTCCCATTTGACGCTAGCATTGTCTATCCACTGATAATGGAGAACAAATGGGAAATACCAATAGTTACGTCGGCGGTCCGGCGGGATGCGGATAAGAAGGGCCAGGAGTGCTATGTGTGGGATTGCTGCATTAATTCAGAATGTATGCAATGGATTGAAAAGGACTACCAGCTACGGGAGATATTGGTCGAGTGGTGCTTGGAATCATGTGAGCTGCGGCAGAGTGTTGGTATTTCTCGAGAAGCAGTTGTATTCCCTCGGATGAAGAGTAAAGGCGCCCTGCCCGCAGTAGAGGTCCTGCAACAAGACCTGACACACGATTACAAGCATGAAATTGCTGAAAACAGCTCTCTCGGTATGGATGACCCCCGCCAGATACTACATATGCGAGGGGCACTGGACGAAGAAGCATCGGGAGACGATGGGACGTTGCCGTCCCTGTTTCCTGAGCGCCCGGCCACGCGACCGCTAATAGAAGAGGTGAATACAGGCAGGCATAGCGCCTCTGTAGAAGCACCGAAGACGCTGCCGGCCTGCGGTTTGCCCCGGCTGGAGTTCGCTGTTACGATGGGTCGTCCTCGCAACGACGCGAACTATAAGATTAAAGTCCAGGTAGCTTCGGCGTTGAATTCCGGGCACGCCTACTCGGTGCATTACGATGGCAAGGAGAACTCGCTGCTGGTGACGAGTACCAGCCAAGCGTATGAACCCAAGGAGATCTGTATCCCGCTGCCAGGCGTTGTTGCTGGTACAAGGTCCATGCGCGCACTTTTCCTGAAAAGAAGCAATGCTCTCGTTGTATTCCTGTAG
- the SUR2 gene encoding sphingosine hydroxylase (Syntenic homolog of Saccharomyces cerevisiae YDR297W (SUR2)): protein MLNHTYSDIGVRLAPRFLPDVSFMDDVVAPLTAVKPRPTLVPGISDGHLSLLAPVLAYWVFSGLFHVMDTLRLAEKYRIHPSEEVASRNRAGRLDVLAQVVLQHIIQTLTGLVLVYYDGEPQTGMEQLAMWRWRQAAPGWVSNEAIYVAYHYGLSVAKLLVGFFLIDTWQFWLHYLMHMNKTLYRKFHAHHHRLYVPYAYGALYNNPVEAFVLDSCGTALAALVTRMTHREEMLLYTFATMKTVDDHCGYALPWDPFQWLFPNNAVYHDIHHQNFGIKSNFAQPFFTIWDSFCRTKFPQFEEYEKKQRRVTVDRYKQFLAERQMEREAKLTLLSKKLS from the coding sequence ATGTTAAACCACACTTATAGCGATATTGGCGTTAGGCTGGCGCCCCGGTTCCTCCCGGACGTGTCGTTCATGGATGACGTAGTCGCGCCGTTGACGGCAGTCAAGCCGCGACCCACGCTGGTGCCAGGGATATCGGACGGGCACCTGTCGTTGCTGGCGCCAGTGCTGGCGTACTGGGTGTTCTCGGGGCTGTTCCACGTGATGGATACGCTGCGGCTGGCGGAAAAGTACCGGATCCACCCGAGCGAGGAAGTAGCGTCGCGGAACAGGGCCGGCAGGCTGGACGTTCTGGCGCAGGTGGTGCTGCAGCACATCATCCAGACGCTGACGGGGCTGGTGCTGGTATACTATGACGGGGAGCCGCAGACGGGGatggagcagctggcgatgtggcggtggcggcaggcggcgcCAGGGTGGGTGTCGAACGAGGCGATATACGTGGCGTACCACTACGGCTTGTCGGTGGCGAAGCTGCTGGTGGGGTTCTTCCTGATCGATACATGGCAGTTCTGGCTCCACTACCTGATGCACATGAACAAGACGCTGTACCGGAAGTTCCACGCGCACCACCACCGCCTGTACGTCCCGTACGCGTACGGCGCGCTGTACAACAACCCCGTGGAGGCCTTTGTGCTCGATTCCTGCGGCACCGCACTGGCTGCTCTTGTCACTCGTATGACGCACAGGGAGGAGATGCTGCTCTACACATTTGCAACCATGAAGACGGTGGACGACCACTGTGGCTACGCGCTGCCGTGGGATCCGTTCCAGTGGCTCTTCCCGAACAACGCGGTGTACCACGACATCCACCACCAGAACTTCGGTATCAAGAGCAACTTCGCGCAGCCGTTCTTTACCATATGGGACTCGTTTTGCCGCACCAAGTTCCCGCAGTTCGAGGAGTACGAGAAGAAGCAAAGACGAGTGACGGTGGACCGGTACAAGCAGTTTTTGGCAGAGCGCCAGATGGAACGGGAGGCAAAGCTGACGCTGCTCTCCAAAAAACTAAGCTGA
- the ATP5 gene encoding F1F0 ATP synthase subunit 5 (Syntenic homolog of Saccharomyces cerevisiae YDR298C (ATP5)), producing the protein MSSRVFVRSLAAAAKAGVKPPIQLFGLEGTYASALFTAASKTTSIESAGKALASLSKTIAKDAKLGAILANPALPAGDRTVVVQTLAQKTPGMDAAVQNLMQVLAENNRLNLLQGVAGEFTKLTDAHNGLVQATVTTAQPLEGKLFRRVEKALAQSSFIGAGKTLKLENVVKPEIQGGLIVEVADRTVDLSIASRISKLNQVLKESI; encoded by the coding sequence ATGTCTAGCAGAGTCTTTGTTCGTTCTTTAGCAGCTGCCGCCAAGGCGGGCGTGAAGCCTCCTATCCAATTGTTCGGCCTGGAGGGTACTTACGCCTCGGCTTTGTTCACCGCGGCCTCCAAGACGACGTCGATCGAGTCTGCAGGCAAGGCGTTGGCCTCGTTGTCCAAGACTATTGCCAAGGACGCCAAGTTGGGGGCTATCCTAGCGAACCCTGCGCTACCAGCTGGCGACAGAACCGTGGTGGTGCAGACACTGGCCCAGAAGACCCCAGGGATGGACGCTGCAGTGCAGAACCTGATGCAGGTGCTAGCAGAGAACAACAGACTGAACCTGCTGCAGGGTGTGGCTGGCGAATTCACCAAGTTGACAGACGCGCACAACGGCCTGGTCCAGGCGACTGTGACCACCGCGCAGCCTCTGGAGGGCAAGCTGTTCAGAAGAGTCGAGAAGGCGCTGGCACAGTCGAGCTTCATCGGCGCCGGCAAGACCTTGAAGCTGGAGAACGTCGTGAAGCCAGAGATTCAGGGCGGGTTGATTGTGGAGGTCGCCGACAGAACCGTGGACTTGAGCATCGCTTCCAGAATCAGCAAGCTGAACCAGGTGCTAAAGGAGTCCATTTAA